A single genomic interval of Littorina saxatilis isolate snail1 linkage group LG17, US_GU_Lsax_2.0, whole genome shotgun sequence harbors:
- the LOC138952075 gene encoding phosphatidylinositol N-acetylglucosaminyltransferase subunit H-like isoform X1 — protein sequence MEKMANLEHRNYGAMGSEFILHHCALRPKRLVASFVVTTTLCAALKLHEMNVRLLWLLSVVLALVLAVRLFNKVRKEVLLVLPNLGVQVKTQYWFRHQETQFFDKSRVKGIVITEAVTMQSIVCYLAVLLASTPVFQQSIVCYLAVLLASRPAGPVETVVPLFTRSWPRLQDLVYMYRAVEDTCTDSVITSVHQDSKGEEETQQLGARDTTRVRSSQEESRWKKKRLPLRSRRTTRSSKS from the exons ATGGAGAAAATGGCGAATTTGGAGCATCGGAACTACGGAGCGATGGGCAGCGAGTTTATTCTACATCACTGCGCGTTGCGACCAAAGCGTCTTGTGGCAAGTTTTGTAGTTACCACAACTCTGTGCGCGGCCCTCAAACTTCATGAAATG AATGTGCGACTGCTGTGGCTGCTGTCAGTGGTCCTTGCCCTGGTGCTGGCCGTGCGACTCTTCAACAAAGTCAGAAAAG AAGTTCTGTTGGTGCTGCCCAATCTGGGTGTGCAGGTGAAAACACAATACTGGTTCCGTCATCAAGAGACGCAGTTCTTCGACAAAAGTCGGGTCAAGGGCATCGTCATCACTGAAGCTGTAACCATG CAATCAATAGTGTGTTACCTGGCTGTGCTACTTGCATCAACACCTGTGTTTCAGCAATCAATAGTGTGTTACCTGGCTGTGCTACTTGCATCAAGGCCTGCAGGACCTGTGGAAACTGTTGTTCCTTTGTTCACT CGTTCGTGGCCCCGTCTCCAAGACCTGGTGTACATGTACCGAGCAGTGGAGGACACTTGCACCGACAGCGTGATCACCTCGGTACACCAGGACTCCAAGGGAGAGGAGGAGACCCAACAGCTAGGTGCAAGGGACACAACTCGGGTCAGGTCATCACAGGAAGAGTCAAGGTGGAAAAAGAAACGTTTACCGTTGAGATCCAGACGGACCACTCGCTCTTCAAAGTCTTGA
- the LOC138952075 gene encoding phosphatidylinositol N-acetylglucosaminyltransferase subunit H-like isoform X2, with the protein MEKMANLEHRNYGAMGSEFILHHCALRPKRLVASFVVTTTLCAALKLHEMNVRLLWLLSVVLALVLAVRLFNKVRKEVLLVLPNLGVQVKTQYWFRHQETQFFDKSRVKGIVITEAVTMQSIVCYLAVLLASRPAGPVETVVPLFTRSWPRLQDLVYMYRAVEDTCTDSVITSVHQDSKGEEETQQLGARDTTRVRSSQEESRWKKKRLPLRSRRTTRSSKS; encoded by the exons ATGGAGAAAATGGCGAATTTGGAGCATCGGAACTACGGAGCGATGGGCAGCGAGTTTATTCTACATCACTGCGCGTTGCGACCAAAGCGTCTTGTGGCAAGTTTTGTAGTTACCACAACTCTGTGCGCGGCCCTCAAACTTCATGAAATG AATGTGCGACTGCTGTGGCTGCTGTCAGTGGTCCTTGCCCTGGTGCTGGCCGTGCGACTCTTCAACAAAGTCAGAAAAG AAGTTCTGTTGGTGCTGCCCAATCTGGGTGTGCAGGTGAAAACACAATACTGGTTCCGTCATCAAGAGACGCAGTTCTTCGACAAAAGTCGGGTCAAGGGCATCGTCATCACTGAAGCTGTAACCATG CAATCAATAGTGTGTTACCTGGCTGTGCTACTTGCATCAAGGCCTGCAGGACCTGTGGAAACTGTTGTTCCTTTGTTCACT CGTTCGTGGCCCCGTCTCCAAGACCTGGTGTACATGTACCGAGCAGTGGAGGACACTTGCACCGACAGCGTGATCACCTCGGTACACCAGGACTCCAAGGGAGAGGAGGAGACCCAACAGCTAGGTGCAAGGGACACAACTCGGGTCAGGTCATCACAGGAAGAGTCAAGGTGGAAAAAGAAACGTTTACCGTTGAGATCCAGACGGACCACTCGCTCTTCAAAGTCTTGA